The nucleotide sequence GCGGCCCGGCCTGGAGCGACCACCAGGCCTGTTCCGGGTCAGACCGGGCGGGTGTCGCCCGACTGTTCGTAGACCTCGGTATCCAGCTGCTTTTCGCTATTGGCGACGATGCAGGTCACGACGCAGTCGCCGGTCACGTTCACCGCCGTGCGCGCCATGTCCAGAATGCGGTCGACGCCGATGATCAGGCCGATGCCGGCCACCGGCAGTCCGACCTGGGTGAGCACCATCGACAGCATGATCAGGCCGACACCAGGCACCCCGGCCGTGCCGATCGACGCCAGAGTGGCGATGAGCACCACCATGAGCAGCTGGCTGGTATCGAGATCGATGCCGTAGACCTGCGCGATGAAGATCGTGGCCACGCCCTGCATGATCGCGGTGCCGTCCATGTTGATCGTCGCGCCCAAGGGCACCGTGAACGAGGCCACCGCGTTCTTCACGCCGAGCTTGCGCTCAAGCACCTCCAGGCTCAAAGGAATGGTGGCATTGCTCGATGCGGTCGAGAACGCGAACAGCTGCACGTCGCGAATCTTGCGCAGCAGGGTGCGCGGGCTCAGTCCACTGAGCAGCTTGAGCAGGCTGGGGTAGACCAGGAAGGCATGCGTCGTCAGCACCGCCAGCACCAGCAGCAGGAATTTCAGCAGGGGCAGGAACGCGCCGAAGCCCTCGGTGGCGAAGGTGCGGGCGATGAGTGCGAACACGCCGTACGGCGCCAGACTCATGACGATGCCGACCACCTTCATGATGATCGCGTCGAGATCCTGGAAGAAGCTCAGCATCCGCTTGCCGGGCTCGCCCGCCATCGTCATGCCCAGCCCGAGCAGGATCGAGAAAATGATCACCGGCAGCATGTCGCCGCTGCTCATCGACTCGAAGATGTTCCGCGGAAACAGGTTCACCAGCACGTCGACCAGCGGCGGTGCATCGCGGGTGTCGAAGCTCGCATCGGAGCTGAGCGACAGACCCTGGCCGGGCTTGAAGATCAGTGCCGCCAGCAAGGCGAGCGTGATCGCGCCAGCCGTAGTCAGCAGATAAAGACCCAATGTCTTGGCGCCGATCCGGCCGAGCTGGCGGATGCTGTCGAGCGAGGCCGTACCGCAGGTCAGCGACACCACGACCAGCGGGATGACGATGACCTGGAGCAGACGCACGAACGCCTGCCCCATGATGTACAGAATGCCGTTGGCGCCGTAGTCCACCAGCCAGGCGCTGAGGGCCTCGGTGGCGGGCAGCAGGCCGAGCAGATTGATCGAGCCGCCAAGCAGCACGCCCAGCCCCATTCCCACAAAGATCCGGACCGTCAGTCGGCGCCCCGGATTCGCGGTGGCAAGCGATGGGGATTCATTCGTTGAGTTCATCGTGGGGCACGACCGTGGTGATGTACGTAGACGGAGCGATCCGGATTCAATCCTTGCACAGCAAGCCCGCCGCCATGACCCGGCAGCGGGCTTGCTGGATTCAACGACGCCGATTGATACGCAACACCCTCGCCGTCTGCCGCGCGCCTGTCAATGCAGGCGTCGCGGCGGGCAAGCTGCCTTAGGGATAGGTCACGTCCTTGCCGTAAGGATAGAAGTTGTTCACGTCCAGGTACTTGTAGGGCAGTGCGTCAATGCGGATGGTGCCCAGGAACGGCTGTTCGGGCTCGACCAGCAGTATCGTCTTGGCGTAGCCGCTGTCGTAGTAGCCCCGGCGGAAATGCACGCGGGACTTGATCGCGATCGCCTTGAAATCATCGGGATTGATGCCGATGTCGAGAAAGGCTTCGGGTTCGGTGTTCTGATGCAGGTAGGGGCTGATCACCAGCACATTGTTGTCGCCGAACTTGACGCTGATCCACAGCTGCGAACCACCGGCTCCCAGACCGCCGCGAGACATGCCGCCGCTGACGGTGTTGACCGTACCGACCACGCGAATCGGATCACCGGCGGACTTGTCGAGACGGCCACCGACCGCCATGTCGAAGGGATCGCCCGGCTTCACGCCCTTCTTGCGCAGCGCTTCGATCGCCTCGTTGTCGGCG is from Gammaproteobacteria bacterium and encodes:
- a CDS encoding dicarboxylate/amino acid:cation symporter — its product is MNSTNESPSLATANPGRRLTVRIFVGMGLGVLLGGSINLLGLLPATEALSAWLVDYGANGILYIMGQAFVRLLQVIVIPLVVVSLTCGTASLDSIRQLGRIGAKTLGLYLLTTAGAITLALLAALIFKPGQGLSLSSDASFDTRDAPPLVDVLVNLFPRNIFESMSSGDMLPVIIFSILLGLGMTMAGEPGKRMLSFFQDLDAIIMKVVGIVMSLAPYGVFALIARTFATEGFGAFLPLLKFLLLVLAVLTTHAFLVYPSLLKLLSGLSPRTLLRKIRDVQLFAFSTASSNATIPLSLEVLERKLGVKNAVASFTVPLGATINMDGTAIMQGVATIFIAQVYGIDLDTSQLLMVVLIATLASIGTAGVPGVGLIMLSMVLTQVGLPVAGIGLIIGVDRILDMARTAVNVTGDCVVTCIVANSEKQLDTEVYEQSGDTRPV